A DNA window from Mucilaginibacter xinganensis contains the following coding sequences:
- a CDS encoding quinone oxidoreductase family protein has product MKAAVMYTGIELPQYVDFAEPTIKNDNEVIVRVKAVAIKHFDKGRATGKHYSADAPHEGGRVVGGDGVCLLENGTRVYGMGVSGMLAEKAIIHKDRIVEIPNGLDDATAAALPNAVIGAAMGLKFRADIQRGDVVLINGATGFTGRVAVQIAKHYGAKKVIVTGRNPQSLDELLMLGADEIVSLTPDGEQFKQQIKAIHLQTPIDIIVDYLWGDSAEIILAIIKGNGSFTNKIRYVSVGSITGDVIRLSAANLRSVNLHLTGSGLGSWSKQQVGQLFTEILPEMFQIAAEGKLKVETNRVKLKDIAQVWDLAVADGTRLVVTI; this is encoded by the coding sequence ATGAAAGCAGCAGTAATGTACACAGGGATTGAGCTACCACAATATGTGGATTTTGCGGAGCCAACAATTAAAAATGATAACGAAGTCATAGTAAGAGTTAAAGCAGTTGCAATAAAACACTTTGACAAGGGACGAGCGACAGGAAAACACTATTCGGCCGATGCGCCGCACGAGGGTGGACGCGTGGTGGGTGGCGATGGGGTTTGTTTGCTGGAAAACGGAACCAGGGTTTATGGGATGGGCGTAAGTGGAATGCTTGCGGAAAAAGCAATCATTCACAAAGACCGGATAGTCGAAATACCCAACGGACTGGATGACGCAACGGCGGCTGCCTTACCTAACGCCGTAATTGGCGCGGCAATGGGTTTAAAATTCAGGGCGGATATTCAGCGAGGCGATGTGGTGTTAATTAATGGTGCTACTGGCTTCACGGGGCGTGTAGCAGTGCAGATAGCTAAGCACTATGGCGCAAAGAAAGTTATCGTAACGGGCAGGAATCCGCAATCGCTTGATGAATTATTGATGCTGGGTGCAGATGAAATTGTTTCCTTAACTCCGGATGGCGAACAATTCAAACAACAGATCAAAGCAATTCATCTCCAAACGCCTATAGACATAATTGTCGACTACCTGTGGGGTGATAGTGCGGAAATAATATTGGCCATTATAAAAGGCAATGGATCATTCACAAATAAAATAAGATATGTTTCCGTAGGCAGTATAACAGGAGATGTGATCCGGCTATCAGCTGCAAACCTGCGAAGTGTAAATCTTCACCTAACCGGTTCAGGGCTAGGCTCCTGGTCGAAGCAGCAAGTAGGACAGCTTTTTACAGAGATTCTTCCGGAAATGTTTCAAATTGCTGCCGAAGGGAAGCTTAAAGTTGAAACCAACAGGGTTAAATTAAAGGATATTGCTCAAGTTTGGGATTTAGCTGTTGCCGACGGAACGCGACTGGTTGTTACCATATAA
- a CDS encoding N-acyl homoserine lactonase family protein, with the protein MKKTGLLSIFLLIIMLAAHAQKAAYKVYAIKFAASAYPFTAADWAKGGPKTDSVKINFMIWLIKGNGRNILVDAGFLSDIGDAKDFKVIDYVRPDSAISKLGLKATDITDIIFSHPHWDHIDGAGLFPNAHIWIQKEDFNYFVSTAWQKGESNGGFNKRDVRMMIDLNLAGKVTLVDGDNKEIIPGIKVFTGSRHTYNSEYVLVQTGMNKVILASDNIWIYYSLEHLVPASDGGTLDPAGYVKAMQRMKTMVTDVKFIIPGHDAKVFSKFPAVADGVAEIK; encoded by the coding sequence ATGAAAAAAACAGGACTGCTCTCCATCTTTCTTTTAATCATCATGCTTGCTGCGCATGCCCAAAAAGCGGCTTATAAAGTGTACGCTATTAAATTTGCAGCTTCTGCTTATCCATTCACAGCTGCTGACTGGGCCAAAGGAGGCCCCAAAACAGATAGTGTAAAAATTAATTTTATGATTTGGCTGATTAAAGGAAACGGACGAAACATTTTGGTAGACGCCGGTTTTTTAAGTGACATTGGCGACGCCAAAGATTTTAAGGTGATTGATTATGTACGCCCGGATAGCGCAATTTCTAAATTAGGTTTGAAAGCTACAGACATTACAGATATAATTTTCAGTCACCCGCATTGGGATCACATTGATGGTGCCGGGCTGTTCCCCAATGCGCACATCTGGATTCAAAAAGAAGATTTTAATTACTTTGTAAGTACGGCCTGGCAAAAAGGAGAAAGTAACGGCGGTTTTAACAAAAGAGACGTGCGGATGATGATAGACTTAAATTTAGCAGGCAAAGTGACGCTGGTTGACGGCGACAATAAAGAAATTATACCGGGGATCAAAGTATTTACCGGGTCAAGGCATACCTACAATTCAGAATATGTACTGGTTCAAACCGGGATGAATAAGGTGATTCTTGCATCGGATAATATCTGGATCTATTACAGCCTGGAACACCTGGTGCCCGCTTCAGATGGAGGAACACTTGACCCGGCCGGGTATGTGAAGGCTATGCAGCGGATGAAAACCATGGTAACGGATGTTAAATTTATTATACCAGGGCACGATGCAAAGGTGTTTTCCAAATTTCCGGCAGTTGCGGATGGCGTTGCGGAAATAAAATAA
- a CDS encoding response regulator transcription factor — MKKNVLVIEDEPVIAEMMSILLEEDGHHVVSLADTVRARQKLHDREVDLVMLDLGLKGEDGQSMCVYIKEHDDLKHIPVILVSANSDLEQIKKDCGADDHIAKPFGLDDFIGKVRSFTTLIN, encoded by the coding sequence ATGAAGAAAAATGTACTTGTTATAGAAGACGAGCCCGTTATTGCTGAGATGATGAGCATCCTGCTGGAAGAAGATGGGCACCATGTGGTTAGCCTTGCTGATACAGTTAGAGCGCGGCAAAAACTGCATGACAGGGAGGTTGACCTGGTGATGCTGGACCTTGGGTTAAAAGGGGAGGACGGGCAGTCGATGTGTGTATATATTAAAGAGCACGATGACCTGAAACATATTCCCGTGATCCTTGTGTCTGCCAATAGCGACCTGGAGCAGATAAAAAAAGATTGCGGTGCAGATGATCATATCGCCAAACCCTTTGGCCTGGACGATTTTATAGGGAAAGTGCGGAGTTTTACAACGCTGATCAATTAA
- a CDS encoding class I SAM-dependent methyltransferase: MSFFDTAAIFNYHRQMIDACGPQSSLALGWKDRESQRSRFRALATIGELNNRSVLDVGCGYGDLLPYLAARCNRLNYTGVEQIPELLHEAIKRYGDHPEASFIHGDFTTMQLTPADYVFASGSLNYRSVDPEFIFKIITKFYGACRIAFAFNLLSDIVPNGMLVAYDPDEINAYCNKLCNNVKLLKGYAADDFTVFMYR; this comes from the coding sequence ATGAGTTTCTTTGATACAGCAGCTATTTTTAATTACCACAGGCAGATGATTGACGCTTGCGGCCCGCAAAGCAGTTTGGCGTTGGGGTGGAAAGACCGCGAAAGCCAACGGTCAAGATTCCGCGCCTTAGCTACAATAGGAGAGCTTAACAACAGGTCGGTTTTGGATGTCGGTTGCGGGTACGGCGACCTGCTACCCTACCTCGCAGCTCGCTGCAACAGGCTTAATTATACAGGTGTTGAACAGATCCCGGAGCTGCTTCATGAAGCTATAAAGCGATACGGAGATCATCCTGAAGCCAGTTTTATTCACGGAGATTTCACTACCATGCAGTTAACTCCGGCAGACTATGTTTTTGCAAGCGGCTCGCTCAATTACCGGAGTGTCGACCCTGAATTTATCTTTAAGATCATCACTAAATTTTATGGTGCATGCCGTATTGCATTTGCTTTCAATTTATTGAGTGACATCGTTCCCAACGGGATGCTGGTTGCCTATGACCCGGATGAAATTAACGCTTACTGCAATAAACTGTGCAACAATGTAAAACTATTAAAGGGTTACGCTGCCGATGATTTTACGGTTTTTATGTACCGATAG
- a CDS encoding VOC family protein: MKLLTLRPVIYTKQVKYTVEYYIEILGFTCDGYTEDWTWASLSRNEVGIMVSYPTLHVPFEKPQFTGSLYFSVDNVDELWNQFKEITIPGYAIETFDYGMREFAIYDNNGYLLQFGQPV, encoded by the coding sequence ATGAAGCTACTTACACTAAGACCTGTGATTTACACTAAACAGGTTAAATATACAGTTGAATATTATATAGAAATACTCGGTTTTACCTGTGACGGTTATACCGAAGACTGGACATGGGCATCGCTGTCGCGCAACGAGGTGGGCATCATGGTGTCTTACCCAACCTTACATGTTCCTTTTGAAAAGCCGCAATTTACAGGTTCCCTGTATTTTTCTGTGGATAACGTGGATGAACTGTGGAACCAATTTAAGGAAATAACCATCCCGGGGTATGCTATTGAAACTTTTGACTACGGGATGCGCGAATTTGCCATTTATGATAATAACGGCTATTTGCTGCAATTTGGGCAGCCGGTATAA
- a CDS encoding MIP/aquaporin family protein: MSPFIAELLGTMLLILLGDGVVANVLLNDTKGNNSGWMVITTAWGLAVFVGVVVAGPYSGAHLNPAVTIGLAIAGKFAWAAVPGYIAAQMTGAFLGAFLVWIMYFDHFKKTNKPDAILAIFCTGPAIRNYVSNIASEIIGAFVLIFTVFYISGAQITPGKVPIGLGSVGALPVAFLVWVIGLSLGGTTGYAINPARDLGPRMVHFIFPIKNKGTSDWQYAWIPVLGPIIGAAIAALLYLQLA; the protein is encoded by the coding sequence ATGTCACCATTTATAGCTGAACTGCTCGGCACCATGTTATTGATACTGTTAGGCGATGGCGTAGTGGCCAACGTTTTATTAAACGACACCAAAGGCAATAACAGCGGCTGGATGGTGATCACCACCGCCTGGGGTTTGGCCGTTTTTGTAGGTGTAGTGGTTGCAGGCCCTTACAGCGGAGCTCACCTCAATCCGGCTGTTACTATCGGCCTGGCTATTGCCGGTAAATTTGCTTGGGCCGCTGTACCGGGTTATATAGCGGCGCAAATGACAGGTGCATTTTTAGGTGCTTTTTTGGTTTGGATAATGTATTTTGACCACTTTAAAAAGACCAACAAGCCCGATGCCATATTGGCCATTTTTTGTACAGGGCCTGCTATCCGCAACTATGTATCTAACATCGCAAGTGAAATAATCGGTGCTTTTGTGCTGATATTTACGGTTTTTTATATTTCAGGCGCTCAGATCACACCGGGTAAAGTCCCTATCGGCCTCGGATCAGTCGGGGCGCTGCCCGTTGCTTTTTTGGTTTGGGTTATCGGCTTGTCGCTGGGCGGCACTACCGGCTACGCAATTAATCCTGCCCGCGACCTTGGGCCGAGGATGGTTCATTTTATTTTTCCTATTAAAAACAAGGGTACAAGCGACTGGCAATATGCCTGGATCCCTGTATTGGGGCCTATTATAGGAGCCGCGATTGCTGCTTTATTATATTTGCAATTAGCATAA
- a CDS encoding Crp/Fnr family transcriptional regulator: MLFHFRNKFPQLNPFWDKYQEFQQRMEIPAKTILLEEGKISHHYIFIEKGCVRAFFDTDGGDKTVQFLFENEGLTSFDSFVNNKPGSFTFETIEPSVVYLLPKKYVIKLMDELSGEPYFTQMILQVFADRQSHYINEFVSFIRDTAEQRYQKLLNERPHIIMRVPQHYIASYLGISTVHLSRIKSKLAKGKLHF; the protein is encoded by the coding sequence ATGCTCTTCCATTTCAGAAATAAATTCCCCCAGTTAAATCCTTTTTGGGATAAGTATCAGGAATTTCAACAGCGGATGGAAATTCCGGCAAAAACAATTTTGCTGGAGGAAGGAAAAATATCGCACCATTATATTTTTATTGAGAAAGGTTGTGTGAGAGCTTTCTTTGATACAGACGGGGGGGATAAAACGGTACAGTTTCTTTTTGAAAATGAAGGATTAACTTCATTTGACAGCTTTGTCAATAACAAACCAGGCAGTTTTACTTTTGAAACGATTGAACCGTCCGTTGTGTACCTGCTGCCTAAAAAGTATGTCATAAAATTGATGGACGAACTAAGCGGTGAACCTTATTTTACTCAAATGATTCTGCAGGTGTTCGCCGATAGGCAAAGCCATTACATTAACGAGTTCGTTTCTTTTATCCGTGACACAGCTGAACAGCGTTATCAGAAATTATTGAACGAAAGGCCACATATAATTATGCGGGTACCACAGCATTATATCGCTTCATACCTCGGTATCAGCACTGTTCATTTAAGCCGCATAAAAAGTAAGCTGGCTAAAGGTAAATTGCATTTCTGA
- the glpK gene encoding glycerol kinase GlpK, with the protein MEEGYILALDQGTTSSRAIIFDHSGQIKSVAQKEFKQIFPKPGWVEHDPNEIWSTQAGVAAEATVKIGINGKNIRAIGITNQRETTIVWNRETGLPVYNAIVWQDRRTAPYCDQLKNEGHTDLIRAKTGLIIDSYFSASKINWILNNVDGAKELADNGKLAFGTVDSWLVWKFTRGRVHVTDVTNASRTMLYNISTQQWDEELLKIFGIPASMLPEVKQSSEVYGETDTTVFASKIPIAGIAGDQQAALFGQMCIDKAMVKNTYGTGCFMLMNIGSDFIESKNNLLTTVAWKINGEIQYAFEGSIFIGGAVVQWLRDGLGIIKTSAEVEKLALSVNDTGGVYFVPAFAGLGAPYWDPDARGTIVGITRGTTAGHIARAAIEAIAYQTVDVLKAMEADAGMKIKELRVDGGATANNLLMQFQADLLNCKVIRPHIVETTALGAAYLAGLAVGYWSNVEEIQKQWQTERDFVPGADNDKVQAAMAGWKRAVAATQSWSSNR; encoded by the coding sequence ATGGAAGAAGGATACATTTTAGCTTTGGACCAGGGCACTACCAGTTCGCGTGCCATTATTTTCGATCACAGTGGACAAATTAAATCTGTCGCTCAAAAAGAGTTTAAACAGATCTTTCCAAAACCAGGATGGGTGGAACACGATCCCAACGAAATTTGGTCGACACAGGCAGGTGTTGCCGCAGAGGCCACGGTTAAAATAGGGATCAATGGTAAAAATATCCGCGCTATCGGCATAACCAACCAACGTGAAACTACCATTGTATGGAACCGCGAGACAGGTTTACCTGTTTATAATGCCATTGTTTGGCAGGATCGCCGCACCGCCCCTTATTGTGATCAATTGAAGAACGAGGGGCATACTGACCTCATTCGTGCAAAAACCGGTTTGATTATCGATTCGTATTTTTCCGCGTCAAAAATAAATTGGATCCTGAATAATGTGGATGGTGCAAAGGAGCTGGCCGACAATGGCAAGCTGGCCTTCGGGACCGTGGATAGCTGGCTGGTTTGGAAATTTACCCGTGGCAGGGTACACGTTACCGACGTAACCAATGCCAGCCGTACCATGCTTTATAATATTAGCACGCAGCAGTGGGATGAAGAATTATTAAAAATATTTGGCATCCCGGCAAGCATGTTGCCGGAAGTAAAGCAGTCGAGCGAGGTCTATGGCGAAACAGATACTACTGTCTTCGCTTCCAAAATACCGATTGCGGGAATCGCAGGCGACCAGCAGGCCGCGCTGTTTGGACAGATGTGTATTGATAAGGCTATGGTTAAAAATACCTATGGGACCGGTTGCTTTATGTTAATGAACATCGGCAGCGATTTTATTGAATCGAAAAACAACCTGCTGACCACTGTTGCCTGGAAGATAAACGGCGAAATTCAATATGCGTTTGAAGGAAGCATATTTATAGGCGGCGCGGTGGTGCAATGGTTGCGCGACGGACTGGGAATTATCAAAACTTCGGCAGAGGTAGAAAAACTTGCTTTAAGTGTTAATGACACGGGCGGGGTATATTTTGTACCTGCGTTTGCAGGTTTGGGTGCGCCATACTGGGATCCTGACGCACGGGGCACCATAGTTGGAATTACCCGCGGGACAACAGCAGGCCATATAGCAAGGGCGGCTATTGAGGCAATTGCGTACCAGACGGTGGATGTGTTAAAGGCTATGGAGGCTGATGCCGGGATGAAAATTAAGGAATTAAGGGTTGACGGGGGAGCAACAGCCAATAATTTATTGATGCAATTCCAGGCCGATTTGCTTAACTGCAAAGTGATAAGGCCACATATTGTTGAGACCACGGCACTTGGCGCAGCTTATTTGGCGGGATTAGCCGTAGGTTACTGGAGTAATGTGGAAGAGATTCAAAAACAGTGGCAAACAGAGCGGGATTTTGTACCCGGAGCGGACAATGACAAAGTACAAGCTGCAATGGCGGGCTGGAAGCGGGCGGTTGCTGCAACACAAAGCTGGTCGTCAAACCGGTAG